A genome region from Pseudomonas sp. N3-W includes the following:
- a CDS encoding aldose 1-epimerase family protein: protein MTPLKLVVALSALSAASHAMAWDYVLLDTDKAAQNWQITSQQLGVKTDKPFSVTLRTLHGGRQEGVSIVDIDNGTMKLSVVPTRGMNVLRASVGDVRMGWDSPVKDVVNPSFIELNGRGGLGWLEGFNEMVARCGYEWVGHPGMDNGELLTLHGRAANIPASKVSLHIDEKPPYTISLRGELKEQAFKKVDFSVATELVTQPGSAAFALNDTLTNNGDYPKEYQALYHSNFSTPFLEQGARFAVPVKQVSPFNDKAKGDLPDWQTYRAPTKDYDETVYNVVPYADAKGDTLAVLHNKAASLGVSVGFNTQQLPVFSLWKNTDTQGQGYVTGLEPGTSFSYNRRYQRPLGLVPTIGPKEQKQFQINYSLLADKGAVDNALKRVGDIQAGRETEVRQTPLVDLSKE, encoded by the coding sequence ATGACTCCGCTCAAACTCGTTGTTGCACTCAGCGCGTTGTCCGCTGCCTCACACGCCATGGCCTGGGACTACGTCCTGCTCGACACCGACAAGGCCGCCCAGAACTGGCAGATCACCAGTCAACAGCTCGGCGTAAAAACCGACAAACCGTTCTCCGTGACGCTGCGCACCTTGCACGGTGGCCGACAGGAGGGCGTCAGCATTGTCGACATCGATAACGGCACGATGAAGCTCTCAGTGGTGCCGACACGCGGGATGAACGTCCTGCGTGCCTCGGTCGGCGATGTGCGCATGGGTTGGGATTCGCCGGTCAAGGATGTGGTCAATCCGTCCTTCATCGAACTCAATGGCCGTGGTGGATTGGGCTGGCTGGAAGGCTTCAACGAAATGGTCGCACGCTGCGGCTACGAATGGGTCGGCCACCCAGGCATGGACAATGGCGAGCTGCTGACCCTGCATGGTCGTGCCGCCAACATCCCGGCCAGCAAAGTCAGCCTGCACATCGACGAAAAGCCGCCGTATACCATCAGCCTGCGCGGCGAACTCAAGGAGCAGGCATTCAAGAAAGTCGACTTCTCGGTCGCCACCGAACTGGTCACCCAACCCGGCAGCGCAGCTTTCGCCCTCAACGACACGTTGACCAACAACGGTGACTATCCGAAGGAGTACCAGGCGCTGTACCACAGCAACTTCAGCACTCCGTTCCTGGAGCAGGGCGCCCGTTTTGCCGTACCGGTTAAACAGGTGTCGCCCTTCAACGACAAGGCCAAAGGCGATTTGCCGGACTGGCAAACCTATCGCGCCCCGACCAAGGATTACGACGAGACGGTTTACAACGTCGTGCCCTACGCCGATGCCAAGGGCGACACGCTCGCCGTGTTGCACAACAAGGCCGCCAGTCTCGGCGTCTCTGTCGGCTTCAATACCCAACAGTTGCCAGTGTTCTCGCTGTGGAAAAACACCGATACCCAAGGGCAGGGTTATGTGACCGGATTGGAGCCGGGCACGAGTTTTTCCTACAACCGTCGGTATCAAAGACCACTGGGCCTGGTGCCAACCATTGGCCCGAAAGAGCAGAAGCAGTTCCAGATCAACTACAGCTTGTTGGCGGATAAGGGGGCTGTGGATAACGCGCTGAAACGCGTTGGTGACATTCAGGCTGGGCGCGAGACTGAGGTTCGGCAGACGCCGTTGGTGGATTTGAGTAAGGAGTGA
- a CDS encoding TetR/AcrR family transcriptional regulator, translated as MSRIDRKDQIIAAALELFRSKGFADVSTRDLAEHAGLSRSHVYHYFTDWKELRREAFVRFANEQLEEVRAPLADLPPLEALQAFLTDCLPSSADAGWALWLDAWDEAMHDADLAAAYLIVNAQWQAMLAGIIEQGVAAGVCRCASPERAARQIFAQTMGYADDLLLQPSLEAAAAALDEVMEVVGLLLDIEVVD; from the coding sequence ATGTCGCGCATCGACCGCAAAGACCAGATCATCGCCGCCGCCCTGGAGCTGTTCCGCAGCAAGGGGTTCGCCGACGTCTCCACCCGGGATCTGGCGGAACACGCCGGGCTGTCGCGCAGCCACGTCTATCACTACTTCACCGACTGGAAAGAACTGCGCCGGGAAGCGTTTGTGCGATTTGCCAATGAACAGCTTGAAGAAGTCCGCGCACCGCTGGCGGATTTGCCGCCACTGGAAGCATTGCAGGCTTTTCTCACGGACTGCCTGCCGTCTTCGGCTGATGCCGGGTGGGCGCTGTGGCTCGACGCCTGGGACGAGGCGATGCATGACGCCGACCTGGCGGCGGCTTACCTGATCGTTAACGCCCAATGGCAGGCAATGCTGGCCGGGATCATCGAGCAGGGGGTGGCGGCGGGCGTATGCCGTTGTGCTTCCCCCGAACGCGCCGCACGGCAGATCTTCGCCCAGACCATGGGCTATGCCGATGATCTGTTGTTGCAGCCATCCCTTGAAGCCGCGGCGGCGGCATTGGATGAGGTGATGGAAGTGGTGGGGCTGTTGCTGGATATTGAAGTCGTGGATTGA
- a CDS encoding YifB family Mg chelatase-like AAA ATPase produces the protein MSLSIVHSRAQVGVDAPAVTVEVHLANGLPSLTMVGLPEAAVKESKDRVRSAIINSGLQFPARRITLNLAPADLPKDGGRFDLAIALGILSASVQVPTLTLDDVECLGELALSGEVRAVRGVLPAALAARKAGRALLVPRANAEEACLASGLKVFAVDHLLQAVAHFNGHTPVEPYVSNGLLHASKPYPDLNEVQGQLAAKRALLIAAAGAHNLLFSGPPGTGKTLLASRLPGLLPPLAENEALEVAAIQSVASCVPLSHWPQRPFRQPHHSASGPALVGGGSKPQPGEITLAHHGVLFLDELPEFDRKVLEVLREPLESGHIVISRARDRVRFPARFQLVAAMNPCPCGYLGEPSGKCSCTPDMVQRYRNKLSGPLLDRIDLHLTVAREATALNPAPKPGDDTVTAALLVANARERQQKRQGCANAFLDLPGLRTHCTLSTVDEKWLESACERLTLSLRAAHRLLKVARTLADLEQVDGITREHLAEALQYRPTAS, from the coding sequence ATGTCCCTCTCCATCGTCCACAGCCGCGCACAAGTCGGCGTCGATGCCCCTGCCGTCACCGTAGAAGTTCATCTGGCCAACGGCTTGCCATCGCTGACGATGGTCGGCCTGCCCGAAGCGGCCGTGAAGGAAAGCAAAGATCGGGTGCGTAGCGCGATCATCAACTCCGGCCTGCAGTTTCCGGCGCGGCGTATCACGTTGAATCTTGCTCCGGCGGATTTGCCGAAGGACGGCGGTCGTTTCGATCTGGCGATTGCCCTGGGGATTCTCTCCGCCAGCGTGCAGGTGCCGACACTGACGCTGGATGATGTGGAGTGCCTGGGGGAGTTAGCGTTGTCGGGCGAGGTGCGGGCGGTTCGCGGGGTGTTGCCGGCGGCGCTGGCAGCACGCAAGGCCGGGCGGGCGCTGCTGGTGCCGCGGGCCAATGCCGAGGAGGCCTGTCTCGCCTCGGGGCTAAAGGTGTTTGCGGTGGATCACCTGCTGCAAGCGGTGGCGCATTTCAACGGCCATACGCCCGTGGAGCCCTATGTTTCCAATGGTTTGCTGCACGCCAGTAAACCTTACCCCGACTTGAATGAGGTGCAGGGCCAACTCGCGGCCAAGCGGGCGTTGCTGATCGCGGCGGCGGGTGCTCATAACTTGTTGTTCAGCGGGCCACCTGGAACCGGGAAAACGTTGCTGGCCAGCCGTTTGCCCGGGCTGTTGCCGCCCTTGGCCGAGAACGAAGCGCTGGAGGTTGCGGCGATTCAATCGGTGGCCAGTTGTGTGCCGTTGAGCCATTGGCCGCAACGCCCTTTCCGTCAACCGCACCACTCCGCCTCAGGGCCGGCGCTGGTCGGTGGCGGCTCGAAACCACAACCCGGCGAGATCACCCTCGCCCACCATGGCGTGCTGTTTCTGGACGAACTGCCGGAGTTTGATCGCAAGGTGCTGGAGGTCTTGAGGGAGCCGCTGGAATCCGGGCACATCGTGATTTCCCGTGCACGGGACCGGGTTCGTTTCCCGGCACGCTTCCAGCTGGTTGCCGCGATGAATCCCTGCCCCTGTGGATATCTTGGCGAGCCCAGCGGCAAATGCAGTTGCACGCCGGACATGGTGCAGCGTTATCGCAACAAACTGTCGGGGCCGCTGCTGGATCGCATCGATCTGCACCTCACCGTTGCCCGGGAAGCCACAGCGTTGAACCCGGCCCCCAAACCCGGTGACGACACTGTCACTGCCGCGTTGCTGGTCGCCAATGCCAGGGAGCGCCAGCAAAAACGTCAGGGTTGTGCCAATGCTTTCCTTGATCTGCCGGGCCTGCGCACTCACTGCACGTTATCCACAGTCGATGAAAAATGGCTGGAATCGGCCTGTGAACGCCTGACGTTATCGTTACGTGCCGCCCATCGACTGCTCAAGGTAGCCCGCACCTTGGCGGACCTTGAGCAAGTCGACGGCATCACTCGCGAGCATCTGGCCGAAGCGCTGCAGTACCGCCCGACAGCGAGCTGA
- a CDS encoding ABC transporter six-transmembrane domain-containing protein, producing the protein MTAVTPQILVEQSQKIGQQSASQTLKAIAKAYPGKLFFTLSLVALENALLLAYPLFAGFAVDSIMRGDASSALFYALVVLAFWVVGAARRAVDTRTFTRIYADLAVPVILNQRLQNQSTSTSAARVVLAREFVDFFEKHVPTIATALVSIVGAAVMLLVIEPWIGLACLAALLLCMTLLPRFARRNQQLHERLNDRLEKEIGLVEKVGPDTLQRHYRVLSRLRIGLSDREAAAFLFIGSVAAVLFVIAISQLALSPAVKAGHVYAVMTYLWTFVSSLDEAPSMVDQLARLRDIGKRVDPGLGDTSEN; encoded by the coding sequence ATGACAGCCGTCACCCCACAAATTCTTGTCGAGCAAAGCCAAAAGATCGGCCAGCAATCCGCCAGCCAGACGCTCAAGGCCATTGCCAAAGCTTACCCCGGCAAGCTGTTTTTCACGCTGTCGCTGGTCGCGCTGGAGAATGCGTTGCTGCTGGCCTACCCGCTGTTCGCAGGCTTCGCCGTGGACTCGATCATGCGTGGCGATGCCAGCAGCGCGCTGTTTTACGCCTTGGTTGTGCTGGCGTTCTGGGTGGTGGGTGCGGCACGCCGGGCAGTCGACACCCGGACGTTCACGCGGATCTATGCCGATCTTGCGGTGCCGGTGATCCTCAACCAGCGCCTGCAAAATCAGAGCACTTCCACCTCGGCGGCACGAGTGGTGCTGGCCCGGGAGTTTGTGGATTTTTTCGAGAAGCATGTGCCGACCATTGCCACGGCCCTGGTGTCGATTGTCGGTGCGGCGGTGATGTTGCTGGTGATCGAGCCGTGGATCGGCCTGGCCTGCCTGGCGGCGCTACTGCTGTGTATGACTCTGTTGCCGCGTTTTGCTCGGCGCAACCAGCAGTTGCATGAGCGCTTGAATGACCGGCTGGAGAAAGAAATCGGCCTGGTGGAAAAGGTCGGACCTGACACTTTGCAACGCCACTATCGGGTGCTGTCGCGACTGCGCATCGGGTTGTCGGACCGTGAAGCGGCGGCCTTTCTGTTTATCGGCTCGGTCGCGGCGGTGTTGTTCGTGATTGCGATCAGTCAGTTGGCACTGTCGCCAGCGGTGAAGGCCGGGCATGTGTATGCGGTGATGACGTATTTGTGGACGTTTGTCAGCAGCCTGGATGAGGCGCCGTCGATGGTGGATCAGTTGGCGCGGCTCAGGGATATCGGGAAGCGGGTTGATCCGGGGCTTGGGGACACGTCTGAAAATTGA